A single bacterium DNA region contains:
- a CDS encoding flavodoxin family protein — MKVLGINGSPRRGGNTDILLDNVLKGAQNKGAEVEKIVLNDLEFSPCQECENMPNDGFCIIEDNMQTIYRKVEEADVIILASPIFFGSLSAQTKMMIDRFQCVWRAKYIFKKQVFGKRKIGVFISVEGSKRKDFFDNARSIVKNFFVTINADYKEDLFCFGIGEKGAILKHPELLKKAFRLGEKL, encoded by the coding sequence ATGAAAGTATTAGGGATAAATGGAAGCCCAAGGAGAGGTGGGAACACAGATATTCTTCTTGATAATGTATTGAAGGGCGCCCAAAATAAGGGTGCTGAGGTGGAGAAAATTGTCTTAAATGATCTTGAATTTTCTCCCTGTCAGGAGTGTGAGAACATGCCCAATGACGGATTCTGCATAATTGAAGACAATATGCAAACTATTTATAGAAAGGTGGAAGAAGCAGATGTTATAATTTTGGCTTCTCCAATATTCTTTGGAAGTCTTAGTGCGCAGACCAAAATGATGATAGACAGGTTTCAATGTGTCTGGAGAGCTAAGTATATATTTAAAAAACAAGTTTTTGGAAAAAGGAAGATAGGAGTTTTTATTTCTGTAGAGGGATCAAAGAGGAAAGATTTCTTTGATAACGCAAGATCAATTGTAAAGAATTTTTTTGTTACTATTAATGCAGATTACAAAGAAGATCTTTTCTGTTTCGGAATTGGTGAAAAGGGTGCTATATTAAAGCATCCAGAATTACTAAAAAAAGCCTTCAGGCTAGGAGAAAAACTATGA
- a CDS encoding phosphomannomutase/phosphoglucomutase, whose translation MNTQIFREYDIRGLVKEDLTEEVVTNIGKAVGTHMSGNKKIAVGHDNRLSSKSLNNWLISGLISTGCNVIDVGEGPTPMLYFSILHYKADAGIMITGSHNPIEYNGFKISKGIASIYGEEIQKLRETIESNDFLTGEGTVEEEDPRQTYFQTLKSKIEIKKKLKVVIDAGNGTASDIAPRLFRDLGCKIIPLYCESNGSFPNHLPDPTVDKYVADLIAKVKETKADVGIAYDGDADRVGAIDNEGNIIRGDKLLALYARDILSKGKAKIIFDVKCSQALIEDIREHGGEPIMWKTGHSLIKQKMREEQAPLAGEMSGHMFFADNYFGYDDGIYASGRLLQFLSAKDKSLADIVREIPHYFSTPEIRVNCASEEEKFKVMDSVEKYFKSKYDTIDIDGVRILFKDGWGLVRASNTQPLLVLRFEAKTQERLEEIKKIVHKKLDEFSSIDKNW comes from the coding sequence ATGAATACGCAGATTTTCAGGGAATATGATATTCGAGGGTTAGTGAAAGAGGATCTAACAGAAGAGGTTGTTACAAACATCGGTAAAGCAGTTGGCACGCATATGTCAGGAAACAAGAAGATTGCGGTAGGACATGACAACAGATTAAGTTCTAAAAGTTTGAATAATTGGCTGATAAGCGGACTTATTTCAACTGGCTGCAATGTTATTGATGTTGGGGAAGGACCAACGCCTATGCTTTACTTTTCAATTCTGCATTATAAGGCAGACGCAGGAATAATGATAACAGGCAGTCACAATCCAATCGAATATAATGGATTTAAAATATCTAAAGGTATTGCTTCAATATATGGCGAGGAAATTCAGAAACTAAGGGAAACTATAGAGTCCAATGATTTTTTAACCGGAGAGGGGACTGTCGAAGAAGAAGATCCTAGACAGACATATTTCCAAACGCTTAAATCAAAGATAGAGATAAAGAAGAAACTTAAGGTGGTTATTGATGCAGGAAACGGAACAGCCAGTGACATTGCACCAAGATTGTTTAGAGATCTGGGATGTAAAATTATTCCTCTTTATTGTGAATCTAACGGCAGTTTTCCAAACCATCTTCCTGACCCTACTGTAGATAAATATGTGGCTGATTTGATAGCAAAGGTAAAAGAGACAAAAGCAGATGTTGGAATTGCCTATGATGGGGATGCAGACAGGGTTGGCGCAATTGATAATGAAGGGAATATAATCAGAGGGGACAAGTTACTTGCTCTTTACGCGCGGGACATACTCTCAAAAGGAAAAGCAAAGATAATATTTGATGTTAAATGCTCTCAGGCATTAATAGAAGACATTCGGGAACATGGCGGAGAACCTATAATGTGGAAGACAGGACATTCACTTATTAAGCAAAAAATGAGAGAAGAACAAGCTCCTCTGGCAGGAGAAATGAGCGGGCACATGTTTTTTGCGGATAATTATTTTGGATATGACGATGGTATATATGCATCAGGAAGACTGCTCCAGTTTCTATCCGCGAAGGACAAATCGTTGGCAGATATAGTTAGAGAGATACCGCATTATTTTTCCACGCCTGAAATAAGGGTAAATTGTGCATCTGAAGAAGAGAAATTTAAGGTGATGGATAGTGTTGAAAAATATTTCAAATCAAAATATGACACAATTGATATTGATGGAGTAAGGATTTTGTTTAAAGATGGCTGGGGACTGGTAAGAGCATCAAATACACAGCCATTATTGGTATTAAGATTTGAAGCTAAAACTCAAGAAAGGCTTGAAGAGATAAAGAAAATAGTACATAAAAAACTGGATGAATTCTCGTCAATAGACAAAAATTGGTAA
- a CDS encoding nitroreductase family protein, with protein sequence MMMNVYDAIVKRRSIRRFNQKPVSSDILKKLVNAGRLAPSGANLQPCEYIIIQDEELVNKVFGTLKWAGYIAPEGNPKEGEQPVAYIVVLLNSEKRATGGEHDASAAIENIILTAMEENIGTCWIGSIDRTSLRKTLNIPGKCEIDSVLALGYPNESPKAVEMQDSIKYWKDGEGVLNVPKRSLNDVCFFDEYGKDKL encoded by the coding sequence ATGATGATGAATGTATATGACGCAATTGTTAAGAGACGTTCTATCAGACGATTTAATCAAAAACCTGTTTCCTCTGACATATTGAAAAAACTTGTTAATGCAGGTCGTCTTGCTCCATCAGGTGCCAATCTCCAGCCGTGCGAGTATATAATTATTCAGGATGAAGAACTAGTTAATAAGGTTTTTGGTACGCTTAAATGGGCAGGATATATTGCGCCTGAAGGGAATCCAAAGGAGGGGGAACAACCTGTAGCTTATATTGTTGTTCTTCTCAACAGCGAGAAGAGAGCAACTGGCGGTGAACACGATGCATCAGCGGCTATAGAAAACATTATCCTTACTGCTATGGAAGAGAATATTGGGACATGCTGGATAGGATCAATTGACAGAACCAGTTTAAGAAAAACATTAAATATACCGGGTAAATGCGAGATAGACTCTGTACTTGCTCTCGGATATCCCAATGAAAGTCCGAAAGCTGTAGAGATGCAAGATTCCATTAAGTATTGGAAGGACGGGGAGGGGGTATTAAACGTCCCAAAAAGAAGTCTTAATGATGTATGTTTCTTTGATGAGTATGGGAAGGATAAATTGTAA
- a CDS encoding GDP-mannose 4,6-dehydratase gives MDDGHILVTGGAGFIGSNLVKRLLDDNRAIICVDDFNDYYSPLIKENNIKQFLSQKNFKLYRIDIRDFNSLKGIFSSNRISRVVHLAARAGVRPSLENPLLYEEVNLRGTMHLLELSKNVKNFIFASSSSVYGNNKKIPFSEHDNVDKAISPYAATKKAGEVMCHVYHHLYNIPISCLRFFTVYGPSGRPDMATYKFTKWIDEEKELLRFGDGHSKRDYTYVDDIIDGVISALDKQFEYEIFNLGNSHPIELNYFINVIEEELGKRAKITKLPTQPGDVSITYADISKSKKMLNFQPKVSIEDGIAEFVRWYKSSK, from the coding sequence ATGGATGATGGACACATTCTTGTAACAGGTGGTGCAGGTTTTATTGGGTCTAATCTTGTAAAAAGATTATTAGATGATAACAGGGCTATCATTTGCGTAGATGATTTTAATGATTATTATTCTCCTTTAATAAAGGAAAATAATATTAAACAGTTTCTTAGCCAGAAAAATTTCAAACTATATAGAATTGACATTCGGGATTTCAATTCTCTAAAGGGAATCTTCTCATCTAATAGAATAAGCAGAGTTGTTCATCTGGCTGCAAGGGCAGGAGTTAGGCCTTCGCTTGAAAACCCGCTACTTTACGAAGAGGTCAATTTGAGAGGAACAATGCACTTATTGGAATTAAGCAAGAATGTCAAAAACTTTATTTTTGCTTCATCTTCTTCTGTATATGGTAATAATAAAAAAATTCCCTTTTCAGAACATGACAATGTGGATAAAGCAATTTCTCCATATGCAGCTACTAAGAAGGCTGGAGAAGTTATGTGTCATGTATATCACCATCTTTATAACATACCAATCTCTTGCCTGAGATTTTTTACTGTATATGGTCCATCAGGAAGACCTGACATGGCAACCTATAAATTTACAAAATGGATTGATGAAGAAAAAGAACTTCTAAGATTCGGAGATGGACATTCTAAAAGAGATTACACCTATGTTGATGATATTATTGATGGAGTAATATCTGCTCTGGATAAGCAATTTGAATATGAAATTTTCAACCTCGGCAATTCTCATCCAATAGAATTAAATTATTTCATCAACGTGATAGAAGAAGAACTTGGCAAAAGAGCAAAGATAACAAAACTTCCTACTCAGCCCGGTGATGTGAGTATTACGTACGCAGACATCAGCAAATCCAAGAAGATGCTAAATTTCCAGCCCAAGGTTTCCATAGAGGATGGAATCGCTGAATTTGTCAGGTGGTATAAAAGCAGTAAATAA